Part of the Arsenicicoccus sp. oral taxon 190 genome, GGGTTCGACCGCCGTCGTCGGTGGTGCTTCCCACCCGGTGCGGTGGCGCCCGCCGCCCAACCCCCTCGCCGCACCTGGCCCCCCAGGCGGTCCAGCCCGACCACACCAACCCATCACGCAGAGTGAAGCCGCAGCCACGATGGGTGCAACACGCCGCATGACCTGCGGCGACACGGCACGCGGGTGACCTGTTTGATCACGTGCGCATCACGGGCATAAGATCACTACATCTAGTGGTTACACGGATGTAAGTCGTCCACATGTAGTCCCCAGGCTGGGGCTCGTTAACCACAGGTTGTCAACAGGACATCCACAGCACCGTCCACAGGCCACCCGGGGGAGGAGTCACCGTGCACTGCCCGTTCTGCCGCAATACCGACAGCCGCGTCATCGACAGCCGCACCACGGACGACGGCTCCGCCATCCGTCGCCGCCGTCAGTGCCCCGCCTGCCAGCGGCGGTTCACCACGGTGGAGTCTGCCAGCCTGACGGTCATCAAGCGGTCGGGGGCCAGCGAGCCCTTCAGCCGCGCGAAGATCCAGGACGGCGTGAGCAAGGCCTGCCAGGGGCGCCCGGTCAACGAGGACGACCTCGCCCGCCTGGCGCAGCGCGTGGAGGAGTCCATCCGGTCCCAGGGTCACGCCGAGATCGACGCCCACGAGGTGGGGCTGGCGATCCTCGGGCCGCTCCGCGAGCTCGACGAGGTCGCCTACCTGCGGTTCGCCAGCGTCTACCAGGCCTTCGAGTCGCTCGAGGACTTCGAGGCGGCGATCGCGGTGCTGCGCGCCGAGCGTGAGCCGACCGGCCACGAACCCACCCCGACCCGTCCACCCAGCACGTCCTAGCAGGTCAGCAGGGCTTGTCAGTGGTCACCCCCACACTTGACCGTATGACGCCAGAGCCCGCCTCCACCCCAGCTCCACAGCCTCGCCACGCCGTGTGACGGGGACCCGCACCAGACCAACCGCCACCTTCAACCAGGGAGTCAGGACCATGACCGAGACCGTCGGCGCACGCTCCGGAGCACGCAAGTCGGCCAAGAAGGGCCTCACCATCGAGCGCATCTTCACCACGCCCGGCGTCCACCCCTACGACGAGGTGACCTGGGAGAAGCGCGACGTCGTCCAGACCAACTGGAAGACCGGTGAGACGATCTTCGAGCAGCACGGCGTGGAGTTCCCCGACTTCTGGTCCGTCAACGCGTCGACGATCGTCACCACCAAGTACTTCCGCGGCGCCGTCGGCACCGACAAGCGTGAGCAGGGCCTCAAGCAGCTGATCGACCGCGTCGTGCTCACCTACGCCAAGGCGGGCAAGGATCATGGCTACTTCGCGACTCCCGAGGACGCCGAGATCTTCGAGCACGAGCTCACCTACGCGCTGGTGCACCAGGTCTTCAGCTTCAACTCCCCGGTGTGGTTCAACGTCGGCACTGCCAGCCCGCAGCAGGTCAGCGCCTGCTTCATCCTGTCGGTCGACGACTCG contains:
- the nrdR gene encoding transcriptional regulator NrdR, which gives rise to MHCPFCRNTDSRVIDSRTTDDGSAIRRRRQCPACQRRFTTVESASLTVIKRSGASEPFSRAKIQDGVSKACQGRPVNEDDLARLAQRVEESIRSQGHAEIDAHEVGLAILGPLRELDEVAYLRFASVYQAFESLEDFEAAIAVLRAEREPTGHEPTPTRPPSTS